The Desulfatibacillum aliphaticivorans DSM 15576 genome includes a window with the following:
- a CDS encoding lysophospholipid acyltransferase family protein has product MTGTLPLILIIVGVMDWLRPLRKFGARFRCILFFVLYLNCEILGLAAAFLIWLFSGVWLGRNRRFFVKANYALQSLWASALLKGAFFIFSVKLETEGAECAFPGPMVLMIRHASTADTVLASVLVAKSFKMRLRFVLKQELLWDPCLDVVGNRIPNVFVQRDGKTTDRELAAIKDLSRDMSSRDGILIYPEGTRFQQHKLEKIQKRFKEQETPVISSMAAKFTHVLPPRIGGFSAITEAAPDADIVVCVHTGFEGSANFSEFWQGALIGKTVKVAFWRIPACEIPSGRQERRIWLFSEWMKVDEWVAQNFSGV; this is encoded by the coding sequence ATGACCGGGACTCTGCCCCTCATCCTGATTATTGTAGGCGTCATGGATTGGCTCCGGCCGCTGAGAAAGTTCGGGGCGAGGTTCCGCTGCATTCTTTTTTTTGTGCTGTATTTGAATTGCGAGATATTGGGCTTGGCCGCTGCTTTTTTGATTTGGCTGTTCAGCGGCGTCTGGCTGGGAAGAAACAGGAGGTTTTTCGTCAAGGCAAATTACGCCCTCCAATCCCTCTGGGCTTCAGCGCTCCTTAAGGGCGCCTTTTTCATATTCTCCGTCAAGCTGGAAACCGAAGGCGCCGAGTGCGCCTTTCCCGGTCCCATGGTCCTCATGATACGCCATGCCAGCACCGCCGACACCGTGCTGGCTTCGGTTCTGGTGGCAAAAAGTTTCAAGATGCGTTTACGGTTTGTTTTAAAGCAGGAGTTGCTTTGGGATCCCTGCCTGGACGTGGTTGGAAACCGGATTCCAAACGTGTTTGTGCAAAGAGATGGCAAGACCACGGACCGGGAATTAGCGGCGATCAAGGACCTGTCCAGGGATATGTCCTCCCGGGACGGCATCCTGATCTATCCCGAAGGCACCCGCTTTCAACAGCATAAGCTGGAAAAAATTCAAAAGCGCTTCAAAGAGCAAGAAACACCTGTCATCTCGAGCATGGCGGCGAAGTTCACCCATGTCCTCCCTCCCCGTATTGGGGGTTTTTCCGCCATTACGGAGGCGGCGCCGGACGCTGACATCGTCGTCTGCGTCCACACGGGGTTTGAAGGCTCGGCCAATTTCAGCGAGTTCTGGCAAGGCGCCCTCATAGGCAAAACCGTTAAGGTCGCCTTCTGGCGGATCCCCGCCTGCGAGATCCCCTCCGGGCGGCAAGAGCGCAGGATATGGCTTTTTAGTGAATGGATGAAAGTGGATGAATGGGTGGCTCAAAATTTTTCCGGCGTATAA
- a CDS encoding RNA-directed DNA polymerase, with amino-acid sequence MRTTERFAVQRKKQLELVFNEPALINNWRKIVRKQMRSLDILDLHDYYDFNYRIDERAKNIVKSILSGRYKSHPPLIYKVEKRLGICRHLMLPNPSDALVLQTVVESISKEISSTSPTEKAFYSRDKHNLILPHQVREPGDYPLHWRSLWKKFQKEILGFANNYKYLVVTDLTNYFDNIGLRELRHIISSRIQAHEVILDFLFNLIEQLSWNPDYLPTSLKGLPTINLEAPRLLAHALLFELDEILNVKTKGSFVRWMDDINFGVNSVDSACEILGAMNDVLKSRGLALNLGKTTYYTVEEAKRHFMVDENKYLDTFLTLKKSSRELKREFKKHLKNQDLQNWPKVTKRFLTTAAKMKTIVLLDDAVRLFKRNPAIRGHIAYYIESVGYRKRTCEVILKILDEANVYDDVTLFHICRLVTNWRIPTSKLGEILSKTC; translated from the coding sequence ATGAGAACAACAGAACGATTTGCGGTACAAAGAAAAAAGCAATTAGAATTGGTGTTTAATGAGCCTGCACTGATTAATAACTGGAGGAAGATTGTTAGGAAACAGATGCGTTCATTAGATATCTTGGATTTGCATGACTACTATGATTTTAATTATAGAATTGATGAAAGAGCAAAAAATATAGTAAAAAGTATTTTAAGTGGACGTTATAAATCTCATCCACCACTGATATATAAAGTCGAAAAACGATTAGGAATATGTCGCCATTTAATGCTTCCAAATCCATCTGATGCCTTAGTTCTACAAACAGTTGTAGAAAGTATATCAAAGGAAATTAGCTCAACATCGCCTACTGAAAAGGCATTCTACTCAAGAGATAAGCATAACCTTATACTTCCACACCAAGTTAGGGAACCTGGGGACTACCCACTGCATTGGCGTTCATTGTGGAAAAAATTTCAAAAAGAGATTCTTGGCTTTGCAAATAATTACAAATATTTAGTTGTTACTGATTTGACCAACTATTTTGACAATATTGGTTTAAGGGAGTTGAGGCACATCATATCATCACGCATACAAGCCCATGAAGTTATTTTAGATTTTCTTTTCAATCTAATTGAACAGCTTTCTTGGAATCCAGATTATCTGCCGACGTCGTTAAAAGGACTTCCTACAATAAATTTAGAAGCACCCAGGCTTTTAGCCCACGCGCTACTTTTTGAGTTGGATGAGATATTAAATGTTAAAACAAAAGGAAGTTTTGTTAGATGGATGGATGACATAAATTTTGGTGTAAACTCTGTTGATAGTGCTTGTGAAATCCTTGGGGCTATGAATGATGTCCTAAAAAGCCGAGGCTTGGCTTTGAATTTAGGGAAAACAACTTATTATACTGTTGAAGAGGCAAAACGCCACTTCATGGTCGATGAGAACAAGTATTTGGACACTTTTTTGACTTTAAAAAAGTCTTCGAGGGAACTCAAAAGGGAATTCAAAAAGCATTTAAAGAATCAGGATCTCCAAAACTGGCCTAAAGTTACAAAACGTTTTTTAACGACTGCGGCCAAAATGAAGACTATTGTTTTATTGGACGACGCAGTGCGATTATTCAAAAGGAATCCAGCTATCCGCGGTCATATTGCATATTATATTGAATCTGTAGGCTATCGAAAACGGACCTGTGAGGTAATATTAAAGATATTAGATGAAGCCAATGTTTATGATGACGTAACCCTTTTTCATATTTGTCGGTTAGTTACAAACTGGAGAATTCCAACTAGTAAACTAGGGGAAATTTTGTCGAAGACTTGCTAA
- a CDS encoding HAD family hydrolase has protein sequence MSKPILLFDLDGTISDPLEGIARSFNYALSSLGYAEKPIAEFAQYIGPPLDESFKIETGIDDDAKINAFITKFRERYIEAGFSENELYPGIKESLVELSSRNVSMAICTSKRQDMAEKILDLFEIRSHFQFVSGGDVGIQKWRQIESLLAKDAINPNAVMIGDRDIDLTAAHKNGIRSAGVLWGYGSRAELEAQAPLHLFSKPSDIVKIADRLEPIVSES, from the coding sequence ATGAGTAAACCCATCCTGTTATTCGATCTGGACGGCACCATAAGCGATCCTCTTGAAGGCATCGCCCGGTCTTTTAATTACGCGCTTTCTTCTTTAGGATACGCAGAAAAGCCCATCGCCGAATTTGCGCAATACATCGGCCCTCCGCTGGATGAGTCGTTCAAAATCGAAACCGGCATTGACGATGACGCCAAAATCAATGCGTTCATAACCAAATTCCGGGAGCGCTATATTGAGGCGGGCTTTTCCGAGAATGAGCTGTATCCCGGGATAAAAGAATCGCTGGTTGAGCTTTCCAGCCGGAACGTCTCCATGGCGATCTGCACGTCCAAAAGACAGGACATGGCGGAAAAAATATTGGATCTTTTCGAAATCCGGAGCCATTTTCAATTTGTGAGCGGCGGGGACGTGGGAATTCAAAAATGGCGCCAAATTGAGTCCCTGCTTGCAAAGGACGCCATAAACCCTAACGCCGTCATGATCGGCGACAGGGACATTGACCTGACGGCGGCCCATAAAAACGGCATCCGCTCCGCCGGGGTTCTTTGGGGGTACGGCTCCCGCGCTGAGCTGGAAGCCCAGGCTCCACTCCATTTATTCTCAAAGCCCTCGGATATTGTGAAAATTGCTGATAGATTGGAGCCCATTGTGTCGGAGTCATGA
- a CDS encoding metallophosphoesterase family protein: MKDRSLLVGIMADSHGRSESIGAALEAFRSLGCQRVHHLGDVCDSMIPQTADACVDLLVQANVFVVKGNNDHAVVVNQWGMNTGLVREDVLQYLKDLPKSLEWRGADFAHSLPFTKEMGLSAMVGPMTDAQTLRYFSRKKNGLFFRGHSHDPAAAFLVNGRVHSQSLEPGRTLPLEDRLPCVVTCGALTRGYATLWNPDACTITCLSIG, from the coding sequence ATGAAGGACCGGAGTTTATTGGTCGGCATTATGGCGGACAGCCACGGCAGGTCCGAATCCATCGGGGCGGCCTTGGAGGCCTTTCGATCCCTGGGATGCCAAAGAGTGCACCACCTGGGGGACGTTTGCGACTCCATGATTCCCCAGACGGCGGACGCATGCGTGGATCTTCTGGTCCAGGCCAATGTTTTTGTGGTAAAAGGAAATAATGATCATGCCGTGGTTGTAAACCAGTGGGGCATGAACACAGGCTTGGTGAGGGAGGACGTCCTTCAGTACTTGAAGGATCTTCCCAAGAGCCTGGAATGGCGGGGGGCGGATTTCGCCCATTCCCTGCCGTTCACCAAGGAGATGGGACTTTCGGCCATGGTGGGCCCCATGACCGACGCCCAGACCCTTCGGTATTTTTCCCGGAAAAAAAACGGCTTGTTCTTTCGGGGGCATAGCCATGACCCGGCCGCGGCCTTTCTGGTAAACGGCCGGGTGCACTCCCAGTCCCTTGAGCCCGGTAGAACCCTCCCTCTGGAGGATCGCCTGCCCTGCGTTGTCACATGCGGGGCTTTAACGCGCGGATACGCCACGCTGTGGAATCCCGACGCCTGCACTATCACATGTCTCTCCATTGGCTGA
- a CDS encoding SDR family NAD(P)-dependent oxidoreductase, producing MIGITSYGAYIPRLRLDRMAIFQSMGWFAPAIMVVAQGERSMCNWDEDALTMAVSASQDCLKGMDKSKLDAVYLASTTLPFSDRQNAGVIKEALNLSDGLLATDVVGSQKAGTSALITALDAVSGGNKKNILVTASDKRETKGAYFYEMWFGDGAASMAVGNGDDVIAEFLGSYSESHDFNDHYRGASNRFDYVWEERWARDMGYSNFIPKAITGAMEKAGVAIGDVSKLIYPCFFGAEHKKIAKKLGATPEQVIGNLHKECGECGVAHPFVMLASALDGAKAGDIIVVAGYGHGVDALVFKVTDKIADLAERDGFAGTIANKKIVDNYAKYLIFRGLLENEMGIRAEAETQTAMTVLWRKRKMLLGLVGGKCRECGTKQFPKQDICVNPECGAFYSQDEQEFIDTPAKVKTFTADMLSVSFEPPNKYGLIQFEGGGRMMADFTDCDQEEIRVGLPMKMVFRLRCWDKDRGFRNYFWKATPVPGAAAEMDKINFNDRVAVITGAGGGLGRTYALELASRGCKVVVNDLGGARDGSGGGSASPADNVVEEIKEMGGEAVANYDNVATPEGGAAIIQSAIDAFGRIDIVINNAGILRDKSFLKMEPENWNAVMAVHLHGAYNVTKPAFSIMKQQGFGRIIMTTSAAGLYGNFGQTNYSAAKMALVGFMNTLKLEGAKYNIKVNTVAPLAASRLTEDIMPPEIFAKMKPEFVSPMVLYLASEDCKESGQIFNAGMGYFNRAAVMTGPSVQLGEGDTPPTLEDIADNWEAINSMEGAKELNDLNTAMFDMLSPPAPAAEAAAPAAGGEIKPADIFAGMADTFNADKAEGVDVVFQFNISGGNGGEWNVTVKDKTCTVAEGKAGKATCTIIMEDADFVGMISGTLNPMTAFNSGKLKIEGDVMKSQLIDKLFTAK from the coding sequence ATGATAGGCATCACCTCATATGGAGCATACATTCCTCGCTTGAGGTTGGACCGTATGGCCATTTTCCAGAGCATGGGCTGGTTCGCACCGGCCATCATGGTGGTGGCCCAGGGCGAAAGGTCCATGTGCAACTGGGACGAAGACGCCCTCACCATGGCTGTGTCCGCTTCCCAGGACTGCCTCAAGGGGATGGATAAATCGAAACTGGACGCCGTTTACCTGGCCTCCACCACCCTGCCTTTCTCCGACAGGCAGAACGCGGGCGTTATCAAGGAAGCCCTGAATCTGTCCGACGGCCTTCTGGCCACGGACGTTGTGGGCTCCCAAAAAGCAGGCACTTCCGCCCTGATTACGGCCCTGGACGCCGTGTCCGGCGGTAACAAGAAAAACATCCTGGTCACCGCTTCCGACAAGCGGGAGACCAAGGGCGCCTATTTTTACGAAATGTGGTTCGGCGATGGCGCGGCTTCCATGGCCGTCGGCAACGGCGACGACGTAATCGCGGAATTCCTGGGCTCCTATTCCGAATCCCACGACTTCAACGATCACTATCGCGGCGCATCCAACCGCTTTGACTATGTGTGGGAAGAACGCTGGGCCAGGGACATGGGCTACAGCAATTTCATCCCCAAGGCCATCACCGGCGCCATGGAAAAAGCCGGCGTGGCTATCGGCGACGTCAGCAAGCTGATCTATCCCTGCTTCTTCGGCGCAGAACATAAAAAGATCGCCAAAAAACTGGGCGCAACCCCGGAACAGGTCATCGGCAACCTGCATAAGGAATGCGGCGAGTGCGGCGTGGCCCATCCCTTTGTGATGCTGGCCTCCGCCCTGGACGGCGCCAAAGCCGGCGACATCATCGTGGTGGCCGGTTACGGCCACGGCGTGGACGCCCTGGTCTTCAAGGTCACGGATAAAATCGCCGACCTGGCGGAGCGCGACGGATTTGCAGGAACCATCGCCAACAAAAAGATCGTGGACAATTACGCCAAGTACTTGATCTTCCGCGGCCTCCTGGAAAACGAAATGGGCATCCGTGCGGAAGCGGAAACCCAGACCGCCATGACCGTCCTGTGGCGGAAGCGCAAAATGCTCCTGGGCCTGGTGGGCGGCAAGTGCCGCGAATGCGGAACCAAGCAGTTCCCCAAACAGGATATCTGTGTGAATCCCGAGTGCGGCGCCTTCTATAGCCAGGACGAGCAGGAATTCATCGACACTCCGGCCAAGGTCAAAACCTTTACCGCCGACATGCTGTCCGTGTCCTTTGAGCCGCCCAACAAATACGGCCTCATCCAGTTTGAGGGCGGCGGCCGCATGATGGCCGACTTCACCGACTGCGATCAGGAGGAAATCCGCGTGGGCCTGCCCATGAAGATGGTCTTCCGCCTCCGCTGCTGGGATAAGGATCGCGGCTTCCGCAATTATTTCTGGAAGGCAACCCCGGTTCCGGGCGCAGCCGCGGAAATGGATAAAATCAATTTCAACGATCGCGTGGCCGTTATCACCGGCGCCGGCGGCGGCCTGGGCAGAACCTACGCCCTGGAACTGGCCTCCCGGGGCTGCAAAGTGGTGGTCAACGACCTGGGCGGCGCCCGTGACGGCTCCGGCGGCGGCAGCGCCAGCCCGGCGGACAACGTGGTCGAGGAAATCAAGGAAATGGGCGGCGAAGCAGTCGCCAACTACGACAACGTGGCCACCCCCGAAGGCGGCGCAGCCATCATCCAAAGCGCCATCGACGCATTCGGCCGGATTGACATCGTCATCAACAACGCGGGCATCCTCCGGGACAAGTCCTTCCTCAAGATGGAGCCCGAAAACTGGAACGCCGTCATGGCAGTGCATTTGCACGGCGCCTACAATGTGACCAAGCCCGCCTTCTCCATCATGAAGCAGCAGGGTTTCGGCCGCATCATCATGACCACCTCCGCCGCAGGCCTTTACGGCAACTTCGGCCAGACCAACTACTCGGCCGCCAAAATGGCCTTGGTGGGCTTCATGAACACCCTCAAGCTGGAAGGCGCAAAATACAACATCAAGGTCAACACCGTGGCGCCTCTCGCGGCCTCCCGTCTCACCGAAGACATCATGCCGCCCGAGATTTTCGCCAAGATGAAGCCTGAGTTCGTGTCTCCCATGGTGCTGTACCTTGCCTCCGAAGACTGCAAGGAATCCGGCCAGATCTTCAACGCAGGCATGGGATACTTCAACCGGGCCGCCGTCATGACCGGTCCTTCCGTACAACTCGGAGAAGGCGATACGCCTCCGACCCTGGAAGACATTGCCGATAACTGGGAAGCCATCAACAGCATGGAAGGGGCCAAGGAGCTTAACGACCTCAATACAGCCATGTTTGATATGCTCTCCCCGCCGGCTCCGGCCGCCGAAGCCGCAGCTCCCGCTGCAGGCGGCGAAATCAAGCCCGCCGACATCTTCGCCGGTATGGCCGACACATTCAATGCCGATAAGGCCGAAGGCGTGGACGTGGTGTTTCAGTTCAACATTTCCGGCGGCAATGGCGGAGAATGGAACGTGACGGTCAAGGACAAGACCTGCACGGTGGCTGAAGGCAAGGCCGGCAAGGCGACCTGCACGATTATCATGGAAGACGCCGATTTTGTAGGCATGATTTCCGGAACCCTGAACCCCATGACGGCGTTCAACTCCGGCAAGCTCAAGATCGAAGGCGACGTCATGAAATCCCAGCTCATCGACAAACTGTTCACCGCCAAATAA
- a CDS encoding universal stress protein has product MKILVGYERSKEGKHVMDIAIKHAKAWDGKIFLATSLFGGVEMEKDELEKAEKILKEAKETLDAEGIECETHVLVRGLEPGEDLVSFAKEKEVDEIIIGVKSKSKVGKLLFGSNAQFVILNAPCPVMTVKKQ; this is encoded by the coding sequence ATGAAGATTTTGGTCGGATACGAGAGAAGCAAAGAAGGAAAACACGTCATGGACATCGCCATCAAGCACGCCAAGGCGTGGGATGGCAAAATTTTTCTGGCCACCTCCCTTTTCGGGGGCGTGGAAATGGAAAAGGACGAGTTGGAAAAGGCGGAAAAGATCCTCAAGGAAGCCAAGGAAACCCTGGACGCCGAAGGCATTGAGTGCGAAACTCACGTGCTGGTCCGCGGCCTGGAGCCCGGCGAGGATCTGGTGAGTTTCGCCAAGGAAAAGGAAGTGGATGAAATCATCATCGGCGTGAAAAGCAAGTCCAAGGTCGGCAAACTGCTGTTCGGCTCCAACGCCCAGTTCGTCATTTTGAACGCCCCCTGTCCGGTCATGACAGTGAAAAAGCAATAA
- a CDS encoding acetyl-CoA acetyltransferase, with product MATGIKDKVAIIGMGCTRFGERWDVGAEELMVEAFQECIQDAGIEKKEIQAAWFGTCLDEVNVGKSAVPLSTTLRLPFIPCTRVENYCATGTEAFRGAVYAVASGAYDICLALGVEKLKDTGYGGLPGGGSNAGSLMWQWWPMLTAPGSFAQLASAYAAKYKIPDGDLKRAMAHVSAKSHDNGVLNPKAHLQKKVTEDQIMAAPIIASPLGLFDCCGVSDGSACAIVTTPEIAKKMGKKDFITVKALQLALSSGEEVGYNDWDGDHFMTTSHASVKAYEEAGITNPREEISMMEVHDCFSITELVTMEDLHISERGQAVKDIMDGFYDLKGGGVPCQVDGGLKCFGHPIGASGLRMLYEMYLQLHGKAGERQIENPRLGLTHNLGGFPFQNVCAISIVGKYDG from the coding sequence ATGGCTACTGGAATTAAAGATAAAGTCGCTATCATCGGCATGGGATGCACCCGTTTCGGCGAACGCTGGGACGTGGGCGCCGAAGAACTGATGGTGGAAGCTTTTCAGGAATGTATACAAGACGCTGGAATTGAGAAAAAGGAAATCCAGGCCGCATGGTTCGGCACGTGCCTGGATGAAGTCAACGTAGGCAAGTCCGCAGTGCCGCTGTCCACAACCCTGCGCCTGCCTTTCATCCCCTGCACCAGGGTGGAAAACTACTGCGCCACCGGTACGGAAGCCTTCCGCGGCGCCGTGTACGCGGTCGCCTCCGGGGCCTATGACATCTGCCTGGCTCTGGGCGTGGAAAAGCTGAAAGACACCGGTTACGGCGGACTGCCGGGCGGCGGCTCCAACGCCGGCTCCCTCATGTGGCAGTGGTGGCCCATGCTGACGGCCCCGGGCTCCTTTGCCCAGCTCGCCAGCGCTTACGCCGCCAAGTACAAGATCCCCGACGGAGACCTCAAACGGGCCATGGCGCACGTCTCCGCCAAAAGCCACGACAACGGCGTCTTGAACCCCAAGGCTCACCTGCAGAAGAAAGTCACCGAAGACCAGATCATGGCGGCGCCCATCATCGCCTCTCCCTTGGGACTCTTTGACTGCTGCGGCGTGTCCGACGGTTCGGCGTGCGCCATTGTCACCACGCCTGAAATCGCCAAGAAGATGGGCAAAAAGGATTTCATCACGGTCAAGGCCCTGCAGCTTGCCTTGTCCTCCGGCGAGGAAGTGGGATACAATGACTGGGACGGCGATCATTTCATGACCACCAGCCACGCCAGCGTCAAGGCTTACGAAGAAGCCGGCATCACCAACCCCAGGGAGGAAATCTCCATGATGGAAGTGCATGACTGCTTCTCCATCACCGAGTTGGTGACCATGGAAGACCTCCATATCTCCGAAAGGGGCCAGGCGGTCAAGGACATCATGGACGGCTTCTATGACCTCAAAGGCGGCGGAGTCCCCTGCCAGGTGGATGGCGGCCTCAAGTGCTTCGGCCACCCCATCGGCGCTTCCGGACTTCGCATGCTGTACGAAATGTACCTGCAACTCCATGGAAAGGCCGGGGAACGCCAGATCGAAAATCCCAGGCTGGGCCTCACGCACAACCTGGGCGGCTTCCCGTTCCAGAACGTTTGCGCCATTTCCATAGTCGGAAAATACGACGGATAA
- a CDS encoding acyl-CoA dehydrogenase family protein gives MEILQYTPEHHAFREQFRAYLAENVIPHIPQWEADHIVPPEVWRDLGRNGYLCTATPKEYGGHGMDFLYSVIITEEIGKTGFCGLTLGLHSDIVVPYIETFGTEEQKKKFLPGCVSGEIISSVAMTEPGTGSDLSSMSTTAVEDGDDIIIDGTKTFISNGINTNLCVVAARDPNVENPYEAISLYLVEGDRPGFERGRHLDKMGFNSQDTSELFFSKCRIPKENLLGQKGGGFIILMQKLQQERLICAIGAVVAAEQMTERMIQYCKETTRNGKPLSKFQAIQFELVEMATEAKLGRAFLDKLIAEHVAGEQVVVEVSMAKYWTTDLAKRTIDRAISIVGEPAMAESLGLAQAMRDIRILPIFAGTNEVMKIVAARFMGL, from the coding sequence ATGGAAATCTTGCAATACACCCCGGAGCATCACGCGTTTCGCGAGCAGTTTCGGGCTTATTTGGCCGAGAATGTGATTCCGCACATCCCGCAATGGGAAGCGGACCACATCGTGCCTCCCGAAGTATGGCGGGATCTGGGGCGCAACGGCTATCTGTGCACGGCCACGCCCAAGGAATACGGCGGCCACGGCATGGATTTTCTGTACTCGGTCATCATCACCGAAGAAATCGGCAAAACCGGCTTCTGCGGCCTGACCCTGGGGCTGCACAGCGACATCGTGGTGCCCTACATCGAAACCTTCGGCACCGAAGAGCAGAAAAAGAAATTCCTGCCCGGCTGCGTGAGCGGAGAAATCATATCCTCCGTCGCCATGACCGAACCGGGCACAGGGTCCGACCTTTCCTCCATGTCCACCACGGCGGTCGAGGACGGGGACGACATTATTATCGACGGAACCAAAACCTTTATCTCCAACGGCATCAACACCAACCTGTGCGTGGTGGCGGCCAGGGACCCCAACGTGGAAAATCCCTACGAAGCCATTTCCCTGTATCTGGTGGAAGGGGATCGCCCGGGATTCGAGCGCGGACGCCATCTGGACAAGATGGGCTTCAACAGCCAGGATACGTCGGAGCTCTTTTTTTCCAAATGCCGCATTCCCAAGGAAAACCTTTTGGGCCAAAAAGGCGGCGGGTTCATCATCCTCATGCAGAAACTGCAGCAGGAAAGGCTCATTTGCGCCATCGGCGCGGTCGTCGCCGCAGAGCAGATGACCGAAAGAATGATCCAGTACTGCAAGGAAACCACCCGCAACGGCAAGCCTTTGAGCAAGTTCCAGGCCATCCAGTTTGAACTGGTGGAAATGGCCACCGAGGCCAAACTCGGCCGGGCATTCCTGGATAAGCTCATCGCCGAGCACGTGGCCGGAGAGCAGGTGGTGGTGGAAGTCTCCATGGCCAAATACTGGACCACGGACCTGGCCAAACGCACCATTGACAGGGCCATCAGCATCGTGGGCGAACCCGCCATGGCGGAAAGCCTCGGCCTGGCGCAGGCCATGCGGGATATCCGCATCCTGCCTATTTTTGCTGGAACCAACGAAGTCATGAAGATAGTGGCGGCAAGATTTATGGGGCTGTAA